From Camelus dromedarius isolate mCamDro1 chromosome 2, mCamDro1.pat, whole genome shotgun sequence, one genomic window encodes:
- the PP2D1 gene encoding protein phosphatase 2C-like domain-containing protein 1, which yields MDINNAFRMFWKPRQLTMRKPTSDSDEEVPLSWRRKYFRKKRRPSKDSENHKDQDNTQTVTFPCSICNHEIDLPRIFFHKKQHVALAMLGFQWMGGKKPGLSVIATQRQSIIAKLLSSSAFTEKTLQSINSAFELLRKKQIPSYYKIIDNIPKSSTYSQKICHLLIKGVAICEDRNSMWRVDMNDKFTIVNNFGNKPNVCFFGLFDGHHGASAADLTSVEFPVLLLHQLSTLDPSYQMTSDEQSIIDSFHTVFREDYTAVEDLFSRKRKTRELKGEYEKIHKAFAKVFWRMDRLLRLGRKEASRVRWSGCSAVTCLLEGNVKNPYAERSWRRMGGHDGLADRFPSQEMPQVISGVLHIANTGNVQAVLCRNGKGFCLTKEHTMQNINERRRVLQNGAVSSSNEPYGLVEEQIKTTRGLGFHGNPKLKKFIIPAPQTISVPIDDLCQFLILATNGLWEVLDIKEATALTVTAFHVYTETRSTTGNKLSTSTGPLLSPINEQNASKSETNIHIVFQSKSEFEECVSTTNSKERSDSKDSEHFTCNPGPCSEKETDEPTSMDSVPKDASDKEKKSYRKSFYEGAAEYISRELVNAALAAGSRDNITVMVILLSGSEYQFQM from the exons ATGGACATTAATAATGCTTTCAG AATGTTTTGGAAACCTAGGCAACTGACTATGAGAAAACCGACAAGTGATTCAGATGAGGAAGTCCCGCTTTCATGGAGGAGAAAGTATTTTAGGAAGAAGAGGAGACCCTCAAAAGACTCTGAAAACCACAAGGACCAGGACAATACGCAGACAGTCACATTCCCCTGTTCCATATGCAACCATGAAATTGACCTGCCTAGAATTTTCTTCCATAAAAAGCAGCACGTGGCCCTGGCCATGCTGGGCTTTCAGTGGATGGGCGGAAAGAAGCCGGGGCTCTCAGTGATTGCCACTCAGAGACAGTCCATCATCGCTAAGCTGTTGTCATCTTCTGCATTCACTGAAAAGACCTTACAAAGCATTAATAGTGCTTTCGAGCTACTCCGGAAGAAGCAGATACCATCATACTATAAGATAATTGACAACATTCCCAAGAGTTCCACATACTCTCAGAAAATCTGCCACCTATTAATTAAAGGAGTAGCCATCTGTGAAGACAGGAATTCTATGTGGAGGGTTGACATGAACGATAAATTCACGATAGTGAATAATTTTGGCAACAAGCCCAACgtgtgtttttttggtttgtttgatgGCCATCACGGGGCCTCAGCAGCAGACCTGACATCCGTGGAATTCCCAGTTTTACTTCTCCATCAGCTCTCCACACTTGATCCTTCCTACCAAATGACCTCTGACGAGCAAAGCATAATCGATTCCTTTCACACAGTGTTCAGGGAAGACTACACGGCTGTAGAAGACCTCttctccagaaagagaaagacaagagagTTGAAAGGGGAGTATGAGAAGATACACAAAGCCTTTGCAAAAGTGTTTTGGAGGATGGACAGGCTTTTACGTCTCGGGAGGAAAGAAGCCTCCAGGGTTCGATGGAGTGGCTGTTCTGCGGTGACTTGTCTGTTGGAAGGCAACGTTAAAAATCCCTATGCTGAGAGGAGTTGGAGAAGGATGGGCGGCCATGATGGTTTGGCAGACAGGTTCCCTTCCCAGGAGATGCCACAAGTCATTTCCGGAGTACTACACATTGCAAACACGG gTAACGTGCAAGCAGTCTtatgcagaaatggaaaaggctTTTGCCTAACCAAAGAACACACCATGCaaaacataaatgaaagaagaagaGTACTTCAGAACGGAGCAGTAAGTAGCTCAAATGAACCGTATGGGCTTGTAgaagagcaaataaaaaccacacgAGGACTTGGGTTTCATGGAAATCCCAAACTGAAAAAATTCATTATCCCAGCACCTCAAACTATTTCTGTCCCTATCGATGACTTATGTCAATTCCTTATCTTAGCTACCAATGGGCTCTGGGAAGTTCTGGATATAAAGGAAGCCACTGCACTGACAGTGACAGCATTTCACGTGTATACAGAAACACGTTCTACCACAGGAAACAAACTGTCAACATCCACGGGGCCCCTGCTTTCCCCAATCAACGAACAAAACGCATCTAAATCAGAAACCAATATCCACATAGTATTTCAGAGCAAATCTGAATTTGAAGAATGTGTGTCAACTACAAATTCAAAAGAAAGGTCGGACTCAAAAGATTCTGAACATTTCACTTGTAACCCTGGTCCCTGCAGTGAGAAAGAAACTGATGAACCAACCAGCATGGACAGTGTGCCAAAAGATGcaagtgacaaagaaaaaaaatcttaccgtAAGAGTTTCTACGAAGGAGCTGCTGAGTACATTAGCCGTGAACTTGTGAACGCTGCTTTAGCGGCTGGCTCCAGAGACAACATTACAGTTATGGTAATACTGCTCAGCGGAAGTGAGTATCAGTTTCAAATGTAA